The proteins below are encoded in one region of Equus przewalskii isolate Varuska chromosome 1, EquPr2, whole genome shotgun sequence:
- the LOC103555466 gene encoding BBSome complex member BBS4 isoform X9 — protein MLGKIHLLEGDLDKAIEIYKKAVEFSPENTELLTTLGLLYLQLGIYQKAFEHLGNALTYDPTNYKAILAAGSMMQTHGDFDVALTKYRVVACAVPESPPLWNNIGMCFFGKKKYVAAISCLKRANYLAPFDWKILYNLGLVHLTMQQYASAFHFLSAAINFQPKMGELYMLLAVALTNLEDIENAKRAYAEAVRLDKCNPLVNLNYAVLLYNQGEKRAALTQYQEMEKKVNLLKDSSSLEFDSEMVEMAQKLGAALQVGEALVWTKPVKDPKSKHRSSSGSKAASVPQPLGSNQALGQAMSSAAAYRKLPSGAGGTSQLTKPPSLPLEPEPTEEAHPTEASAQIREK, from the exons ATGCTGGGGAAGATCCACTTGCTGGAGGGAGACTTGGACAAGGCCATTGAAATCTACAAGAAAGCAGTGGA GTTCTCACCAGAAAATACAGAACTTCTTACAACTTTAGGGTTACTCTACTTACAG CTTGGCATTTACCAGAAGGCATTTGAACATCTTGGAAATGCACTGACTTATGACCCTACCAACTACAAG GCCATCTTGGCAGCGGGCAGCATGATGCAGACCCATGGGGACTTTGATGTTGCCCTCACTAAATACAGAGTTGTAGCTTGTGCTGTTCCAGAAAGTCCTCCACTTTGGAATAACATTGGAATGTGCTTCTTTGGCAAGAAGAAATATGTGGCA GCTATCAGCTGCCTGAAACGAGCCAACTACTTGGCACCCTTTGATTGGAAGATTCTGTATAATCTGGGCCTTGTCCACTTAACCATGCAGCAGTATGCAtcagcttttcattttctcagtgcAGCCATCAACTTCCAGCCAAAGATGGGGGAGCTCTACATGCTCTTGGCCG TGGCTCTGACCAATCTGGAAGATATAGAGAATGCCAAGAGAGCCTACGCAGAAGCAGTCCGCCTGGATAA GTGTAACCCTCTAGTAAACCTGAACTATGCTGTACTGCTGTACAACCAGGGCGAGAAGAGGGCCGCCCTTACCCAGTAtcaggagatggagaagaaagtcAACCTACTCAAAGACAGTAGCTCTCTGGAATTTGACTCTGAG ATGGTGGAGATGGCCCAGAAGTTGGGAGCTGCTCTTCAGGTTGGGGAGGCACTGGTCTGGACTAAACCAGTTAAAGATCCCAAATCAAAGCACCGGAGCTCTTCAGGCAGCAAAGCTGCCAGTGTCCCGCAGCCTCTGGGCTCTAATCAAGCTCTTGGACAGGCAATGTCTTCAGCAGCCGCATACAGGAAGCTCCCCTCAG GTGCTGGAGGAACATCCCAGCTCACAAAGCCACCATCTCTTCCTTTGGAGCCAGAGCCCACTGAGGAAGCACATCCAACTGAAGCATCAgcacaaataagagaaaaatag